A region of Necator americanus strain Aroian chromosome I, whole genome shotgun sequence DNA encodes the following proteins:
- a CDS encoding hypothetical protein (NECATOR_CHRI.G3522.T2), whose amino-acid sequence MFVDVNFNVKRRFSFFYDGGDSKTSQASVSSSTMTVPMYHKSSTHSRLLLSQLAELRDDSRLCDVALVVKGTRINAHRLVLTACSNYFKAMFTGEMAESRLQEIEMVDMDAHTLDALVNFCYSGEIKITDVNVQSILPAACLLQLNEVQEVCCEFLKKQLDPSNCLGIRAFADTHACRELLRSADKYTLHNFQDVVGTEEFHLLPVNQLVDLISSEELHVRSEEQVFAAVVQWVRFDLSSRKQYLSKLLEHVRLPLCHPKFLVSTVSEDALVKADAACRDLVDEAKNYLLLPLERANMQGPRTRPRKPIKFGEVLYAVGGWCSGDAIASVERLDPGKAIPVWQCVAPMSKRRCGVGVAVVDNLLYAVGGHDGQTYLNSIERFDPATNQWSCDVAPTSTCRTSVGVAVLDGFLYAVGGQDGINCLDVVERYDARRNEWTCVAPMGTRRLGVSVSVLNGCLYAVGGSDGQSPLNTVERLDPRVGKWDVVRPMSTRRKHLGSAVFDGLLYAVGGRDDSCELSSAEKYNPVTNEWTAVVAMNNRRSGVGLAVVNERMYAVGGFDGTTYLKTAEVFDPEANQWRHHGCMNYRRLGGGVGVIRMPYQPQQPVYDADGTFSRQHFPSDLC is encoded by the exons ATGTTTGTAGACGTAAA CTTTAATGTGAAGCGccgtttttccttcttttatgaTGGTGGAG ACTCTAAGACGTCGCAAGCATCCGTTAGTTCTTCCACGATGACGGTCCCAATGTACCACAAG AGCTCAACTCACAGCCGTTTGTTACTCTCACAGCTTGCCGAACTTCGTGACGATTCCCGGCTTTGTGATGTTGCACTTGTTGTGAAG GGAACCCGAATCAATGCTCATCGACTTGTCTTGACTGCATGCTCGAACTATTTCAAGGCAATGTTTACGGGAGAAATGGCAGAAAGCCGTTTAC AGGAGATTGAAATGGTCGACATGGATGCTCACACGTTGGATGCACTAGTCAATTTTTGTTACTCtggtgaaataaaaatcacaGATGTTAACGTTCAAAGCATCCTTCCGGCCGCATGTCTACTACAATTGAACGAAGTGCAG GAAGTGTGCTGCGAGTTCCTGAAAAAACAATTAGATCCATCTAACTGCTTAGGCATTCGGGCCTTTGCAGATACTCATGCATGTCGAGAACTACTACGAAGTGCAGACAAGTACACTTTGCATAATTTTCAG GATGTTGTTGGAACTGAAGAGTTTCATCTTCTGCCGGTGAATCAATTGGTGGATCTTATCTCAAGTGAAGAACTTCATGTCCGTTCAGAGGAACAG GTCTTTGCTGCTGTAGTGCAATGGGTTCGATTTGACTTATCGTCGCGAAAGCAGTATCTATCTAAG TTGCTGGAACATGTGCGGCTTCCGTTATGTCATCCGAAATTTCTCGTTAGCACCGTTAGTGAAGATGCATTGGTAAAAGCTGATGCTGCATGCCGTGATCTTGTGGACGAAGCGAAG aactACTTGCTTTTACCACTGGAACGGGCAAACATGCAAGGGCCTCGGACTCGACCAAGAAAACCTATCAAATTTGGAGAAGTGCTGTATGCTG TGGGCGGATGGTGCAGTGGAGATGCCATAGCCTCGGTAGAGCGTCTTGATCCCGGAAAAGCAATTCCTGTATGGCAGTGTGTGGCTCCAATGAGTAAGCGAAG ATGTGGTGTAGGCGTTGCCGTGGTGGACAATTTGTTATATGCTGTTGGTGGCCATGATGGACAAACTTACTTGAACAGTATTGAGCG ATTCGACCCTGCAACCAATCAGTGGTCATGTGATGTTGCTCCAACGTCAACATGTCGGACATCAGTTGGTGTCGCTGTTCTCGATGGTTTTCTGTACGCTGTCGGAGGCCAGGACGGTATCAATTGCCTTGACGTTGTTGAACG TTATGATGCTCGACGGAATGAATGGACCTGTGTAGCACCTATGGGAACTCGCCGATTAGGAGTATCTGTTTCTGTGCTGAATGGATGTCTGTATGCGGTAGGAGGATCAGATGGCCAGTCTCCTCTAAATACAGTGGAACG GCTTGATCCACGTGTTGGAAAGTGGGATGTGGTACGACCAATGTcgacaagaagaaaacaccTAGGTTCTGCAGTTTTTGACGGTCTTTTGTACGCAGTAGGAGGTCGAGATGATTCCTGTGAACTGAGCTCTGCCGAGAAATATAATCCGGTGACAAATGAGTGGACTGCAGTTGTGGCTATGAACAATAGGCGGTCAGGG GTTGGGCTCGCCGTTGTAAATGAACGTATGTACGCCGTTGGTGGATTTGACGGCACAACCTATTTGAAAACTGCCGAGGTTTTCGACCCAGAAGCAAATCAATGGAGACATCATGGTTGCATGAACTACCG CCGTCTTGGTGGCGGTGTTGGAGTAATACGAATGCCCTATCAACCTCAACAACCGGTATACGATGCGGACGGTACATTTAGTCGGCAGCATTTTCCCTCGGATCTTTGTTGA
- a CDS encoding hypothetical protein (NECATOR_CHRI.G3522.T1): MDAGGDVVLDSKTSQASVSSSTMTVPMYHKSSTHSRLLLSQLAELRDDSRLCDVALVVKGTRINAHRLVLTACSNYFKAMFTGEMAESRLQEIEMVDMDAHTLDALVNFCYSGEIKITDVNVQSILPAACLLQLNEVQEVCCEFLKKQLDPSNCLGIRAFADTHACRELLRSADKYTLHNFQDVVGTEEFHLLPVNQLVDLISSEELHVRSEEQVFAAVVQWVRFDLSSRKQYLSKLLEHVRLPLCHPKFLVSTVSEDALVKADAACRDLVDEAKNYLLLPLERANMQGPRTRPRKPIKFGEVLYAVGGWCSGDAIASVERLDPGKAIPVWQCVAPMSKRRCGVGVAVVDNLLYAVGGHDGQTYLNSIERFDPATNQWSCDVAPTSTCRTSVGVAVLDGFLYAVGGQDGINCLDVVERYDARRNEWTCVAPMGTRRLGVSVSVLNGCLYAVGGSDGQSPLNTVERLDPRVGKWDVVRPMSTRRKHLGSAVFDGLLYAVGGRDDSCELSSAEKYNPVTNEWTAVVAMNNRRSGVGLAVVNERMYAVGGFDGTTYLKTAEVFDPEANQWRHHGCMNYRRLGGGVGVIRMPYQPQQPVYDADGTFSRQHFPSDLC, from the exons ATGGATGCGGGCGGAGACGTAGTTTTAGACTCTAAGACGTCGCAAGCATCCGTTAGTTCTTCCACGATGACGGTCCCAATGTACCACAAG AGCTCAACTCACAGCCGTTTGTTACTCTCACAGCTTGCCGAACTTCGTGACGATTCCCGGCTTTGTGATGTTGCACTTGTTGTGAAG GGAACCCGAATCAATGCTCATCGACTTGTCTTGACTGCATGCTCGAACTATTTCAAGGCAATGTTTACGGGAGAAATGGCAGAAAGCCGTTTAC AGGAGATTGAAATGGTCGACATGGATGCTCACACGTTGGATGCACTAGTCAATTTTTGTTACTCtggtgaaataaaaatcacaGATGTTAACGTTCAAAGCATCCTTCCGGCCGCATGTCTACTACAATTGAACGAAGTGCAG GAAGTGTGCTGCGAGTTCCTGAAAAAACAATTAGATCCATCTAACTGCTTAGGCATTCGGGCCTTTGCAGATACTCATGCATGTCGAGAACTACTACGAAGTGCAGACAAGTACACTTTGCATAATTTTCAG GATGTTGTTGGAACTGAAGAGTTTCATCTTCTGCCGGTGAATCAATTGGTGGATCTTATCTCAAGTGAAGAACTTCATGTCCGTTCAGAGGAACAG GTCTTTGCTGCTGTAGTGCAATGGGTTCGATTTGACTTATCGTCGCGAAAGCAGTATCTATCTAAG TTGCTGGAACATGTGCGGCTTCCGTTATGTCATCCGAAATTTCTCGTTAGCACCGTTAGTGAAGATGCATTGGTAAAAGCTGATGCTGCATGCCGTGATCTTGTGGACGAAGCGAAG aactACTTGCTTTTACCACTGGAACGGGCAAACATGCAAGGGCCTCGGACTCGACCAAGAAAACCTATCAAATTTGGAGAAGTGCTGTATGCTG TGGGCGGATGGTGCAGTGGAGATGCCATAGCCTCGGTAGAGCGTCTTGATCCCGGAAAAGCAATTCCTGTATGGCAGTGTGTGGCTCCAATGAGTAAGCGAAG ATGTGGTGTAGGCGTTGCCGTGGTGGACAATTTGTTATATGCTGTTGGTGGCCATGATGGACAAACTTACTTGAACAGTATTGAGCG ATTCGACCCTGCAACCAATCAGTGGTCATGTGATGTTGCTCCAACGTCAACATGTCGGACATCAGTTGGTGTCGCTGTTCTCGATGGTTTTCTGTACGCTGTCGGAGGCCAGGACGGTATCAATTGCCTTGACGTTGTTGAACG TTATGATGCTCGACGGAATGAATGGACCTGTGTAGCACCTATGGGAACTCGCCGATTAGGAGTATCTGTTTCTGTGCTGAATGGATGTCTGTATGCGGTAGGAGGATCAGATGGCCAGTCTCCTCTAAATACAGTGGAACG GCTTGATCCACGTGTTGGAAAGTGGGATGTGGTACGACCAATGTcgacaagaagaaaacaccTAGGTTCTGCAGTTTTTGACGGTCTTTTGTACGCAGTAGGAGGTCGAGATGATTCCTGTGAACTGAGCTCTGCCGAGAAATATAATCCGGTGACAAATGAGTGGACTGCAGTTGTGGCTATGAACAATAGGCGGTCAGGG GTTGGGCTCGCCGTTGTAAATGAACGTATGTACGCCGTTGGTGGATTTGACGGCACAACCTATTTGAAAACTGCCGAGGTTTTCGACCCAGAAGCAAATCAATGGAGACATCATGGTTGCATGAACTACCG CCGTCTTGGTGGCGGTGTTGGAGTAATACGAATGCCCTATCAACCTCAACAACCGGTATACGATGCGGACGGTACATTTAGTCGGCAGCATTTTCCCTCGGATCTTTGTTGA
- a CDS encoding hypothetical protein (NECATOR_CHRI.G3523.T1) — translation MSGCFDQISCNCSLDLDGKRNAIASVTAAALFSVAWWLMIDTSAVYGKADWNNVYYIITVGSTVAMFMVNAVSNSQVRGESLHEGLLGTKGSRLWLMAAFVLSFASLVAATWILFSDYVLLTGDHPVWPGVALFLTNFIIFASSCVYKFGRTEEMWG, via the exons ATGTCAGGCTGTTTCGATCAAATCAGCTGCAACTGCAGCCTTGATTTGGACGGAAAAAGAAACGCTATTGCATCAGTTACTGCAGCTGCACTTTTCTCAGTAGCATGGTGGCTTATGATTGACACTTCGGCGGTTTATGGGAAG GCTGACTGGAACAACGTGTACTACATAATCACTGTAGGTAGTACTGTAGCAATGTTCATGGTTAATGCTGTGTCGAACAGTCAGGTGCGTGGTGAAAGTCTCCACGAAGGACTGCTGGGCACTAAAG GGTCGCGTCTATGGCTGATGGCAGCGTTTGTGTTATCGTTTGCATCTTTAGTCGCTGCTACCTGGATCCTCTTCAGTGACTATGTTCTTCTGACTGGCGATCACCCTGTATGGCCGGGTGTTGCactttttctcacaaatttcATAATATTTGCTTCTTCATGTGTATACAAATTCGGTCGTACTGAAGAAATGTGGGGATGA